GGTGGCGCGCTCCCAAATGTTATGGAAATCTGGTTTTTGTAGCCGCCATGGACGGGTGGTCTTCATCCGTTTTTATGACCCATCTAGCGGAGGGGAACCAGTGAGCGCCAACGTCCAGGACCAACAGGAGCGACAGGCCCACGTCCGCCGAATTGAGCAGATGCGGCGTATTCTCGGCCAGGACATTGCCAGGCTTTTTGATGATTCGTCGGTTGTCGAGATTATGGCCAACCCTGACGGACAGATTTTTGTAGAGCGTCTGGGATCTGGGGTGGCACACCTTGGCGAGATTGACGCGAGCCGGGTGCAGTCGCTGTTAGGACTCATGGCGGACTACCTGCATACCACGGTGAGCCGTGACCGGCCCATCGTCGAGGGGGCCATGCCCATCGAGTTTTTGCGCAGCCGTTTTGCCGGTGCGATCCCGCCCATGGTGGAGGGGGCCTCTTTCAGTATCCGTTTGCCTGCGCGCTCGGTGTACACGCTGGAGCAGTACGTCGAGGCGGGCATCATCACGACGGCTCAGTTGGAGCTTATTACGGAAGCGGTTGCGACCCGAAAGAATATTCTGGTGAGCGGCGGTACAGGGTCGGGCAAGACGACCCTGTCCAATGCCCTCATCGACTGGATTTCCAGGATGTCCGATATGGGCACCCGCATCGTGATTATCGAAGATACCCGAGAGCTTCAATGTACCGCGCCCAACTTGGTCCAGTTCTTGACTGATGATGACGCGAATATCGACATGACGCGACTCCTGAAGCTTACGCTGCGGTATCGGCCCGACCGCATCCTTGTGGGCGAGGTCCGCGACAAGGCGGCCTTGGCGTTGCTCAAGGCGTGGAACACGGGACATCCGGGTGGTATTGCCACGCTGCACGCCAACAACCCAGAAGCCGCATTGCTGCGGCTCGATCAGCTTTGCCAGGAGGCGGGTGTTCCCCCACAGCAGACGCTGATCCATGAGGCGGTGGACATTGTTTTGCAGATTGCCCGCGACCCGAGCCATCCGGCTGGGCGTCGGATGACTGCGCTTATGGATGTGAAGAAAAGCCGCCTCGCTTGTCACTGAGGGGATGAGCCGCAACTCAAGACGTCTAAATGGGAACAAGTGCTTGGAAGCGTGAGGTCGAAGATGGCAGTCAATAAACCTGAGTGGACGAAGTTGCTATTATATTTTCTGTTGTATTTTCTACCTGTGATACTAGCCGCCTTCGCGGCCGCCGTCGTCGCTGCCTTCTTTGCCGCCCCGATACTTGATGGAATCGAAAAGGTAGCTGGCACAACAGAAATGCTCTATAGGACAAATAACGTTGTGTTATTTTGTCTTATGTTATTCATACAATTGTTGTTTTTCCTGGCCATTAATTCTGTCGTAGAAAGGAAAACAAATGCAATATCTAAAGTTGTTGAATATTGTTTTGGCAAAAGCAGAGTGG
This sequence is a window from Acidithiobacillus ferridurans. Protein-coding genes within it:
- the trbB gene encoding P-type conjugative transfer ATPase TrbB is translated as MSANVQDQQERQAHVRRIEQMRRILGQDIARLFDDSSVVEIMANPDGQIFVERLGSGVAHLGEIDASRVQSLLGLMADYLHTTVSRDRPIVEGAMPIEFLRSRFAGAIPPMVEGASFSIRLPARSVYTLEQYVEAGIITTAQLELITEAVATRKNILVSGGTGSGKTTLSNALIDWISRMSDMGTRIVIIEDTRELQCTAPNLVQFLTDDDANIDMTRLLKLTLRYRPDRILVGEVRDKAALALLKAWNTGHPGGIATLHANNPEAALLRLDQLCQEAGVPPQQTLIHEAVDIVLQIARDPSHPAGRRMTALMDVKKSRLACH